In Streptomyces ambofaciens ATCC 23877, a single genomic region encodes these proteins:
- a CDS encoding ABC transporter permease → MSTPAAPARPSRMSLAVRDSSTMLRRNLLHARRYPSLTLNLLLTPIMLLLLFVYIFGDTMSAGIGGGGPDRSAYLAYVVPGLLLMTIGSTVIGTAVSVAGDMNEGIIARFRTMAIHRPSVLVGHVVGSVLQSVLSVVLVGIVGVAIGFRSTDATALEWLAAFGLLVLFATALTWIAVGMGLVSPNVEAASNNAMPLILLPLLSSAFTPVDSMPGWFQPVAEYQPFTPAIETLRGLLLGGEIGNNGWLAVLWCVGLTVLGYFWSTATFNRDPK, encoded by the coding sequence ATGAGCACCCCCGCCGCTCCCGCCCGCCCGAGCCGGATGTCCCTCGCCGTACGCGACTCGTCCACGATGCTGCGCCGCAACCTCCTGCACGCCCGGCGCTATCCGTCCCTCACCCTGAACCTGCTGCTCACGCCGATCATGCTGTTGCTGCTCTTCGTCTACATCTTCGGCGACACGATGAGCGCGGGCATCGGCGGCGGCGGCCCGGACCGCTCCGCCTACCTCGCGTACGTCGTCCCGGGCCTGTTGCTGATGACCATCGGCAGCACCGTGATCGGCACCGCGGTCTCCGTGGCCGGCGACATGAACGAGGGCATCATCGCCCGCTTCCGCACGATGGCGATCCACCGCCCTTCGGTGCTCGTCGGACACGTGGTCGGCAGCGTGCTGCAGTCGGTCCTCAGTGTGGTCCTCGTGGGGATCGTGGGCGTGGCCATCGGTTTCCGGTCCACGGACGCCACCGCCCTGGAGTGGCTGGCGGCCTTCGGGCTGCTCGTGCTCTTCGCCACGGCGCTCACCTGGATCGCGGTCGGTATGGGCCTGGTCAGCCCGAACGTCGAGGCGGCCAGCAACAACGCGATGCCGCTGATCCTGCTGCCGCTCCTCTCCAGCGCCTTCACCCCGGTCGACTCCATGCCCGGCTGGTTCCAGCCGGTCGCGGAGTACCAGCCCTTCACGCCGGCCATCGAGACCCTGCGGGGCCTGCTGCTCGGCGGCGAGATCGGCAACAACGGCTGGCTCGCCGTCCTCTGGTGCGTGGGCCTCACGGTCCTCGGCTACTTCTGGTCGACGGCGACGTTCAACCGCGACCCGAAGTAA
- a CDS encoding glycosyltransferase family 2 protein yields MTTVQSPARSTAVTTPDVTVTVIVHNDAERLPRAVASVLRQTHTDIEIVISDDHSTDATPDVARALAALDPRVVYLRLPENSGGCSAPRNRALEIARAPYLMFLDSDDELPERAVEVLLAAHRERDLDFAMGAVHRVRVDNGRRTTWMPHLVAERRTLDGIEADPRLLFEHLATSKMYAQAFLDRHGLRFPEGIHYEDQLFSAQAYCLAKAFTVVPDPVYRWYVAPYAASEAASISNQRHKLSNVRDRVHVQRLIDAFLAGSGHGSLREDKDFKFLKHDFRMYAGDLPYRDDAWLASFADLMTPYLDTLAPGAFARLPRAERVVLQLVRDRRLDDVREAARGLGHEIAPRRTTTDATDGRTYWGGEIPRSEPARRELDLTELGLDTRPFFTALFRHEITEIARGPGASLDLTVRTHDPALRLPVGPQRATLHLAPGRRRLTVAFRLCPVRPGVFEGRVRLDLASARLPVQGFEGVRHPVLRLRGQGRTHTGVLLAPLSFPPLTARVPYHGGTTPHRVTAEPEGHDPGRLQIRWQPVGGTAAVVRPALRRLATPRVKRAARFAAALLR; encoded by the coding sequence ATGACCACGGTCCAGAGCCCGGCCAGGAGCACGGCCGTGACCACGCCGGACGTCACCGTCACGGTCATCGTCCACAACGACGCCGAACGCCTGCCCCGCGCGGTCGCGTCCGTCCTGCGGCAGACCCACACCGACATCGAGATCGTCATCAGCGACGACCACTCGACGGACGCGACCCCCGACGTGGCGCGGGCACTGGCGGCCCTCGACCCCCGCGTCGTGTACCTCCGCCTGCCCGAGAACAGCGGCGGCTGCAGCGCGCCGCGCAACCGTGCCCTGGAGATCGCGCGGGCGCCGTACCTGATGTTCCTGGACAGCGACGACGAGCTGCCCGAGCGCGCCGTGGAGGTCCTGCTCGCCGCCCACCGCGAACGCGACCTCGACTTCGCGATGGGCGCGGTGCACCGGGTGCGCGTGGACAACGGACGCCGTACGACGTGGATGCCGCACCTGGTCGCCGAGCGCCGCACCCTCGACGGCATCGAGGCCGACCCGCGGCTGCTCTTCGAGCACCTGGCCACCAGCAAGATGTACGCCCAGGCCTTCCTCGACCGGCACGGCCTGCGCTTCCCGGAGGGCATCCACTACGAGGACCAGCTCTTCTCCGCGCAGGCGTACTGCCTGGCCAAGGCGTTCACCGTCGTCCCGGACCCGGTCTACCGCTGGTACGTCGCCCCGTACGCCGCCTCCGAGGCCGCCTCCATCTCCAACCAGCGGCACAAGCTGAGCAACGTCCGGGACCGCGTCCACGTGCAGCGCCTCATCGACGCGTTCCTGGCCGGGAGCGGACACGGGTCGCTGCGCGAGGACAAGGACTTCAAGTTCCTCAAGCACGACTTCCGGATGTACGCCGGTGACCTGCCGTACCGGGACGACGCGTGGCTGGCGTCCTTCGCGGACCTCATGACCCCGTACCTCGACACACTGGCCCCGGGCGCCTTCGCCCGTCTGCCCCGCGCCGAACGCGTCGTGCTCCAGCTGGTCCGCGACCGCCGCCTCGACGACGTCCGGGAGGCGGCGCGCGGTCTCGGCCACGAGATCGCCCCCCGCCGGACCACCACGGACGCGACGGACGGCCGCACCTACTGGGGCGGGGAGATCCCGCGCTCCGAGCCGGCCCGCCGGGAACTGGACCTGACGGAACTGGGCCTGGACACCCGTCCGTTCTTCACCGCCCTCTTCCGCCACGAGATCACGGAGATCGCCCGGGGCCCCGGCGCCTCGCTCGACCTGACGGTCCGCACCCACGATCCGGCCCTGCGCCTGCCGGTCGGCCCCCAGCGCGCCACCCTCCACCTCGCCCCCGGACGCCGCCGCCTCACGGTCGCCTTCCGCCTCTGTCCCGTCCGCCCCGGCGTCTTCGAGGGCCGCGTGCGCCTCGACCTGGCGTCGGCGCGCCTGCCCGTCCAGGGTTTCGAGGGCGTCCGCCACCCCGTGCTCCGCCTGCGCGGCCAGGGCCGGACCCATACGGGCGTGCTGCTGGCTCCGCTGTCCTTCCCGCCCCTGACCGCCCGCGTCCCGTACCACGGCGGCACGACCCCCCACCGGGTCACGGCGGAACCGGAGGGGCACGACCCGGGCCGCCTGCAGATCCGGTGGCAGCCCGTGGGCGGCACGGCGGCCGTCGTCCGGCCGGCCCTGCGCCGCCTGGCCACACCGCGGGTGAAGCGGGCGGCCCGCTTCGCCGCCGCCCTCCTCCGCTGA
- a CDS encoding NAD-glutamate dehydrogenase produces the protein MQTKLDEAKAELLERAARVAENSPVGGHLPTGTTDEGTPDTPGTPAPDHASVFAFLRRYYRHTAPEDLTDRDPVDVFGAAVSHYRLAENRPQGTANVRVHTPTVEENGWTCSHSVVEVVTDDMPFLVDSVTNELTRQGRGIHVVVHPLIVVRRDVAGKLVEVLNGGPSDDLPHDAHVESWIHVEIDRETDRGDLKQITADLLRVLNDVRETVEDWGKMRDAAVRLAEGLPAEPAPDDLPPREREEARELLRWLADDHFTFLGYREYQLRGDDSLAAVAGTGLGILRSDPHHATDESHPVSPSFERLPADARAKAREHRLLVLTKANSRATVHRPSYLDYIGVKKFDEQGNVVGERRFLGLFSSAAYTESVRRVPVVRRKVEEVLERAGFSPNSHDGRDLLQILETYPRDEMFQMPVEELEPIVTSVLYLQERRRLRLYLRQDEYGRYYSALVYLPRDRYTTGVRLRIIDILKEELGGTSVDFTAWNTESILSRLHFVVRVPQGTELPELSDADKERIEARLVEAARSWADGFAEALNAEMGEERSAELLRHYGGAFPEGYKADHGPRSAVADLGHLERLDDDRTFALSLYEPVGAAPQERRFKIFQKGGTVSLSAVLPVLSRLGVEVTDERPYELRCANRTTAWIYDFGLRMPKTVAGAEYLGDDARERFQDAFAATWTGQAENDGFNALVLSAGLTWRQAMVLRAYAKYLRQAGSKFSQDYMEDTLRNNVHTTRLLVSLFEARMAPERQRAGREIVDALLEEVDAALDQVASLDEDRILRSFLTVIKATLRTNFFQEAAGGKPHDYVSMKFDPQAIPDLPAPRPAFEIWVYSPRVEGVHLRFGKVARGGLRWSDRREDFRTEILGLVKAQMVKNTVIVPVGAKGGFVAKQLPDPNADRDAWMAEGIASYKTFISALLDITDNMVAGEVVPPADVVRHDEDDTYLVVAADKGTAKFSDIANEVAESYNFWLGDAFASGGSAGYDHKGMGITARGAWESVKRHFRELGVDTQTQDFTVVGIGDMSGDVFGNGMLLSEHIRLVAAFDHRHIFLDPTPDAATSYAERRRLFDLPRSSWEDYDTALLSAGGGIFPRTAKSIPVNAHVREALGIESGVTKMTPADLMKAILTAPVDLLWNGGIGTYVKASTETNGDVGDKGNDAIRVDGGDLRVQVVGEGGNLGLTQLGRIEFALHGGRINTDAIDNSAGVDTSDHEVNIKILLNGLVRDGDMTVKQRNKLLAEMTDEVGALVLRNNYAQNTAIANALAQSKDMLHAQQRFMRHLVREGHLNRALEFLPTDRQIRERLGAGQGLTGPETAVLLAYTKITVAEELLHTSLPDDPYLKGLLHAYFPTALREQFLDRIDGHPLRREITTTVLVNDTVNTGGTTYLHRMREETGASLEEIVRAQTAARAIFRSSPVWDAVEALDNRVEADVQTRIRLHSRRLVERGTRWLLNNRPQPLELAETVDFFAERVEQVWSQLPKLLRGADAEWYQHIYDELTAAGVPDEPATRVAGFSSAFPTLDIVSVADRTGKEPLDVAEVYYDLADRLSVTQLMDRISDLPRNDRWQSMARAAIREDLYAAHAALTADVLAAGNGTSTPEQRFKAWEQKNAAILGRARTTLEEIHNSEAFDLSNLSVAMRTMRTLLRTHS, from the coding sequence ATGCAGACCAAGCTGGACGAAGCCAAGGCCGAGCTGCTCGAAAGGGCTGCCCGGGTAGCTGAGAACAGCCCGGTCGGGGGGCACCTACCGACTGGGACGACGGACGAGGGCACCCCGGACACCCCGGGCACCCCGGCCCCGGACCACGCATCCGTGTTCGCGTTCCTCCGGCGTTACTACCGGCACACCGCCCCGGAGGACCTGACCGACCGCGACCCGGTCGACGTCTTCGGAGCCGCCGTCTCGCACTACCGGCTGGCGGAGAACCGCCCGCAGGGCACGGCGAACGTGCGGGTGCACACCCCGACGGTCGAGGAGAACGGCTGGACGTGCAGCCACTCCGTCGTCGAGGTCGTCACGGACGACATGCCCTTCCTCGTCGACTCCGTGACCAACGAGCTGACCCGGCAGGGCCGCGGCATCCACGTCGTGGTCCACCCGCTGATCGTGGTCCGGCGCGATGTCGCCGGAAAGCTCGTCGAGGTGCTCAACGGCGGCCCGTCCGACGACCTGCCGCACGACGCCCACGTCGAGTCCTGGATCCACGTCGAGATCGACCGCGAGACCGACCGCGGCGACCTGAAGCAGATCACCGCCGACCTGCTGCGCGTCCTGAACGACGTCCGCGAGACCGTCGAGGACTGGGGCAAGATGCGGGACGCGGCCGTCCGCCTCGCGGAGGGGCTGCCCGCGGAGCCCGCACCCGACGACCTCCCCCCGCGGGAGCGGGAGGAGGCCCGCGAGCTGCTGCGCTGGCTGGCCGACGACCACTTCACCTTCCTCGGCTACCGCGAGTACCAGCTGCGCGGCGACGACTCCCTCGCCGCCGTCGCCGGCACCGGCCTCGGCATCCTGCGCTCCGACCCGCACCACGCGACCGACGAGAGCCATCCGGTCAGCCCGTCCTTCGAGCGGCTCCCGGCCGACGCCCGGGCCAAGGCCCGTGAACACCGGCTGCTCGTGCTGACCAAGGCCAACAGCCGGGCCACCGTGCACCGGCCGTCGTACCTGGACTACATCGGCGTCAAGAAGTTCGACGAGCAGGGCAACGTCGTCGGCGAGCGGCGCTTCCTCGGTCTGTTCTCGTCCGCCGCCTACACCGAGTCCGTCCGCCGGGTGCCGGTCGTCCGGCGCAAGGTGGAGGAGGTGCTGGAGCGGGCCGGCTTCTCGCCCAACAGCCACGACGGGCGGGATCTGCTGCAGATCCTGGAGACGTACCCGCGCGACGAGATGTTCCAGATGCCCGTCGAGGAGCTGGAGCCGATCGTCACCTCCGTGCTCTACCTCCAGGAGCGGCGCCGGCTCAGGCTCTACCTGCGCCAGGACGAGTACGGGCGCTACTACTCCGCCCTCGTCTACCTCCCCCGGGACCGCTACACCACCGGTGTCCGGCTGCGGATCATCGACATCCTCAAGGAGGAGCTCGGCGGTACCAGCGTCGACTTCACGGCCTGGAACACCGAGTCGATCCTGTCCCGGCTGCACTTCGTGGTCCGCGTCCCGCAGGGCACCGAGCTGCCGGAGCTGTCCGACGCCGACAAGGAGCGCATCGAGGCCCGTCTCGTCGAGGCCGCCCGCTCCTGGGCCGACGGTTTCGCCGAGGCGCTCAACGCGGAGATGGGCGAGGAGCGCTCCGCCGAGTTGCTGCGCCACTACGGCGGTGCCTTCCCCGAGGGCTACAAGGCGGACCACGGCCCGCGCTCGGCGGTCGCCGACCTCGGCCATCTGGAGCGGCTCGACGACGACAGGACGTTCGCGCTGAGCCTGTACGAGCCGGTGGGCGCCGCGCCGCAGGAACGCCGGTTCAAGATCTTCCAGAAGGGCGGCACGGTCTCCCTGTCCGCCGTCCTGCCGGTGCTCAGCCGGCTCGGCGTCGAGGTCACCGACGAGCGGCCGTACGAGCTGCGCTGCGCCAACCGCACGACGGCCTGGATCTACGACTTCGGCCTGCGGATGCCGAAGACGGTCGCCGGCGCCGAGTACCTCGGCGACGACGCCCGCGAGCGCTTCCAGGACGCCTTCGCCGCGACCTGGACCGGTCAGGCGGAGAACGACGGCTTCAACGCCCTGGTGCTCAGCGCCGGACTGACCTGGCGGCAGGCGATGGTGCTGCGCGCGTACGCCAAGTACCTGCGGCAGGCCGGCTCGAAGTTCAGCCAGGACTACATGGAGGACACCCTCCGCAACAACGTCCACACCACGCGTCTGCTCGTCTCCCTGTTCGAGGCGCGGATGGCGCCGGAGCGGCAGCGTGCCGGGCGCGAGATCGTCGACGCCCTGCTCGAAGAGGTCGACGCGGCCCTCGACCAGGTGGCGAGCCTCGACGAGGACCGGATCCTGCGCTCCTTCCTCACCGTCATCAAGGCGACGCTGCGGACGAACTTCTTCCAGGAGGCGGCGGGCGGCAAGCCGCACGACTACGTCTCCATGAAGTTCGACCCGCAGGCCATCCCGGACCTCCCCGCGCCGCGTCCGGCGTTCGAGATCTGGGTGTACTCGCCGCGAGTCGAGGGCGTGCACCTGCGCTTCGGCAAGGTCGCGCGCGGTGGCCTGCGCTGGTCGGACCGCCGGGAGGACTTCCGCACCGAGATCCTCGGCCTGGTCAAGGCGCAGATGGTGAAGAACACCGTCATCGTGCCGGTCGGCGCCAAGGGCGGCTTCGTCGCCAAGCAGCTGCCCGACCCGAACGCCGACCGCGACGCCTGGATGGCCGAGGGCATCGCCAGCTACAAGACCTTCATCTCGGCGCTCCTGGACATCACGGACAACATGGTCGCGGGCGAGGTGGTCCCGCCCGCCGACGTCGTCCGGCACGACGAGGACGACACCTACCTCGTCGTCGCCGCCGACAAGGGCACCGCGAAGTTCTCGGACATCGCCAACGAGGTCGCCGAGTCCTACAACTTCTGGCTCGGTGACGCCTTCGCCTCCGGCGGCTCGGCGGGCTACGACCACAAGGGCATGGGCATCACCGCCCGCGGCGCCTGGGAGTCCGTCAAGCGGCACTTCCGGGAGCTGGGCGTGGACACCCAGACCCAGGACTTCACCGTCGTCGGTATCGGCGACATGTCCGGTGACGTCTTCGGCAACGGCATGCTGCTCAGCGAGCACATCCGTCTGGTCGCCGCCTTCGACCACCGGCACATCTTCCTCGACCCGACGCCGGACGCGGCCACCTCGTACGCCGAGCGCCGCCGCCTGTTCGACCTGCCGCGCTCCTCGTGGGAGGACTACGACACCGCGCTGCTCTCGGCGGGCGGCGGGATCTTCCCGCGCACGGCCAAGTCGATCCCGGTCAACGCACACGTCCGCGAGGCCCTCGGCATCGAGTCCGGCGTCACGAAGATGACCCCGGCCGACCTGATGAAGGCGATCCTCACGGCGCCGGTGGACCTGCTGTGGAACGGCGGCATCGGCACGTACGTCAAGGCGTCCACCGAGACCAACGGCGACGTCGGCGACAAGGGCAACGACGCCATCCGTGTCGACGGCGGGGACCTGCGGGTCCAGGTCGTCGGCGAGGGCGGCAACCTGGGCCTGACCCAGCTGGGCCGGATCGAGTTCGCGCTGCACGGCGGCCGGATCAACACCGACGCCATCGACAACAGCGCGGGCGTGGACACCTCCGACCACGAGGTGAACATCAAGATCCTGCTCAACGGTCTCGTCAGGGACGGCGACATGACCGTCAAGCAGCGCAACAAGCTGCTCGCCGAGATGACCGACGAGGTCGGCGCCCTGGTGCTGCGCAACAACTACGCGCAGAACACGGCGATCGCCAACGCCCTGGCGCAGTCCAAGGACATGCTCCACGCCCAGCAGCGCTTCATGCGCCACCTGGTCCGCGAGGGCCACCTCAACCGGGCCCTGGAGTTCCTGCCCACCGACCGCCAGATCCGCGAACGCCTCGGCGCCGGACAGGGTCTGACCGGTCCGGAGACGGCCGTGCTGCTGGCGTACACGAAGATCACGGTCGCCGAGGAGCTGCTGCACACCTCGCTGCCCGACGACCCGTACCTCAAGGGCCTGCTGCACGCGTACTTCCCGACGGCGCTGCGCGAGCAGTTCCTCGACCGGATCGACGGCCACCCGCTGCGCCGGGAGATCACGACGACCGTCCTGGTCAACGACACGGTCAACACGGGCGGTACGACGTACCTGCACCGGATGCGCGAGGAGACCGGCGCGTCGCTCGAGGAGATCGTGCGGGCGCAGACCGCGGCCCGGGCGATCTTCCGTTCCTCCCCGGTGTGGGACGCGGTGGAGGCCCTGGACAACAGGGTGGAGGCCGACGTCCAGACCCGTATCCGGCTGCATTCGCGCCGGCTGGTCGAGCGCGGCACGCGCTGGCTGCTCAACAACCGGCCGCAGCCGCTGGAGCTCGCCGAGACGGTCGACTTCTTCGCCGAGCGGGTCGAGCAGGTCTGGTCGCAGCTGCCGAAGCTGCTGCGCGGCGCGGACGCGGAGTGGTACCAGCACATCTACGACGAGCTGACGGCCGCCGGTGTCCCGGACGAGCCGGCCACGCGGGTGGCCGGGTTCTCCTCGGCCTTCCCGACGCTGGACATCGTGTCGGTGGCCGACCGCACGGGCAAGGAGCCGCTGGACGTCGCCGAGGTGTACTACGACCTCGCCGACCGGCTGAGCGTCACCCAGCTCATGGACCGGATCAGCGACCTGCCCCGTAACGACCGCTGGCAGTCCATGGCCCGCGCGGCGATCCGGGAGGACCTGTACGCGGCGCACGCGGCGCTCACCGCGGACGTGCTGGCGGCGGGCAACGGCACGTCGACGCCCGAGCAGCGGTTCAAGGCGTGGGAGCAGAAGAACGCGGCGATCCTCGGCCGGGCCCGCACCACGCTGGAGGAGATCCACAACTCGGAGGCGTTCGACCTGTCCAACCTGTCGGTCGCGATGCGGACGATGCGGACGCTGCTGCGCACGCATTCCTGA
- a CDS encoding ATP-binding cassette domain-containing protein, which yields MTDLAIAANGLRKSYGDKTVLDGIDLAVPEGTIFSLLGPNGAGKTTAVKILSTLVSPDQGTGGIHIGGHDLASAPQAVRASIGVTGQFSAVDGLITGEENMLLMADLHHLSKGEGRRVAAELLERFDLVEAAKKPASTYSGGMKRRLDIAMTLVGAPRIIFLDEPTTGLDPRSRHTMWQIIRELVSDGVTVFLTTQYLEEADQLADRIAVLNDGRIAAEGTAEELKRLIPGGHVRLRFTDPAAYRGAALALGEVTRDDEALALQLPSDGSQRELRAVLDRLDAAGVEADELTVHTPDLDDVFFALTDTAARPGRTDQPKETAR from the coding sequence ATGACCGACCTGGCCATCGCGGCGAACGGGCTGCGCAAGTCCTACGGCGACAAGACGGTGCTCGACGGCATCGACCTGGCCGTCCCCGAGGGGACGATCTTCTCCCTGCTCGGCCCGAACGGCGCCGGCAAGACCACCGCCGTGAAGATCCTCTCCACCCTCGTCTCCCCCGACCAGGGCACCGGCGGCATCCACATCGGCGGCCACGACCTGGCCTCCGCCCCCCAGGCGGTGCGGGCCTCGATCGGTGTCACCGGGCAGTTCTCCGCGGTGGACGGCCTGATCACCGGCGAGGAGAACATGCTCCTCATGGCCGACCTGCACCACCTGTCCAAGGGAGAGGGGCGCCGGGTCGCCGCCGAGCTGCTGGAACGCTTCGACCTGGTGGAAGCGGCGAAGAAGCCGGCCTCCACCTACTCCGGCGGCATGAAGCGCCGCCTGGACATCGCGATGACCCTGGTCGGCGCCCCCCGGATCATCTTCCTCGACGAGCCGACCACCGGCCTCGACCCGCGCTCCCGCCACACCATGTGGCAGATCATCCGCGAACTGGTCTCCGACGGCGTCACCGTCTTCCTCACCACCCAGTACCTGGAGGAGGCCGACCAGCTCGCCGACCGCATCGCCGTGCTCAACGACGGCAGGATCGCCGCCGAGGGCACCGCGGAGGAGCTCAAGCGGCTCATCCCCGGCGGTCACGTGCGCCTGCGCTTCACCGACCCCGCCGCCTACCGGGGCGCCGCCCTCGCCCTGGGCGAGGTCACCCGGGACGACGAGGCACTCGCCCTCCAGCTCCCCAGCGACGGCAGCCAGCGTGAGCTGCGCGCCGTCCTCGACCGGCTCGACGCGGCCGGTGTCGAGGCCGACGAGCTGACCGTGCACACCCCCGACCTCGACGACGTGTTCTTCGCCCTGACGGACACCGCCGCCCGGCCCGGCCGGACCGACCAGCCCAAGGAGACCGCCCGATGA
- a CDS encoding DUF4097 family beta strand repeat-containing protein: MPKFDTTAPVSAVLDIPAGRIRFIAADRADTTVEILPADASKSRDVKAAERIGVEYQNGVLRIEAAPAKNRILGDAGSVEVTVQLPTGSRVEAKAASGEFRGVGRFGDVAFEGAQGSVKLDEAASARLTLLAGDVSVRRLRGAAQISTQKGDIAIAEAMGGTVVLRTESGDVSVVAARGVCAALDAGTGYGRVDNALRNTGGTADLTIHATTAYGDIAARSL; encoded by the coding sequence ATGCCGAAGTTCGACACCACCGCCCCCGTCTCCGCCGTTCTCGACATCCCCGCCGGGCGCATCCGGTTCATCGCCGCCGACCGTGCCGACACCACCGTCGAGATCCTGCCGGCGGACGCCTCGAAGAGCCGTGACGTGAAGGCGGCGGAACGGATCGGCGTCGAGTACCAGAACGGCGTCCTGCGCATCGAGGCCGCACCGGCGAAGAACCGGATCCTCGGCGATGCCGGCTCGGTCGAGGTGACCGTCCAGCTCCCCACCGGCTCCCGGGTCGAGGCGAAGGCGGCCAGCGGCGAGTTCCGCGGCGTCGGACGCTTCGGCGACGTGGCCTTCGAGGGGGCGCAGGGCTCGGTCAAGCTCGACGAGGCCGCGAGCGCCCGCCTCACCCTCCTCGCCGGTGACGTCTCGGTCCGCCGGCTGCGCGGCGCCGCGCAGATCAGCACCCAGAAGGGTGACATCGCCATCGCCGAGGCCATGGGCGGCACCGTCGTGCTGCGCACCGAGTCCGGTGACGTGTCCGTGGTGGCCGCCCGCGGGGTCTGTGCCGCTCTGGACGCCGGCACCGGCTACGGCCGTGTCGACAACGCGCTCAGGAACACCGGCGGCACCGCCGACCTGACCATCCACGCGACCACCGCGTACGGCGACATCGCCGCCCGCAGCCTCTGA
- a CDS encoding GbsR/MarR family transcriptional regulator produces MPGGRLTQQERRQIALGLADGLAYAEIARGLDRPTSTVTREVMRNGGPAAYRADLAHHATERRAHRRRRPAPQGAKDAPRTPGRDAEAVREYEETFTAHFMQSGLPRMTARVLTCLLTADAGSLTASELVRRLEISPASVSKAVTFLEAQGLIGRERDERRRERYTVDNGVWYEAMIATARSHAQFAETARQGVDLLGPDSPAAVRLENVARFMEFVGESMARAAEQAREVLYTKAEPPQDGTGPANPDRD; encoded by the coding sequence GTGCCGGGAGGCAGACTCACCCAGCAGGAACGGCGGCAGATCGCGCTCGGGCTGGCCGACGGGCTCGCCTACGCGGAGATCGCCAGAGGCCTCGACCGCCCCACGTCCACGGTCACGCGCGAGGTGATGCGGAACGGCGGCCCCGCCGCCTACCGCGCCGACCTCGCCCATCACGCCACCGAGCGGCGTGCCCACCGGCGCAGGCGGCCGGCCCCGCAGGGGGCGAAGGACGCCCCGCGGACCCCCGGGCGCGACGCCGAGGCCGTGCGCGAGTACGAGGAGACGTTCACCGCCCACTTCATGCAGTCGGGCCTGCCCAGGATGACGGCCCGGGTGCTGACCTGCCTGCTCACCGCCGACGCCGGCAGTCTCACCGCGTCCGAGCTGGTCCGGCGTCTGGAGATCAGCCCGGCGTCCGTCTCCAAGGCCGTCACCTTCCTGGAGGCCCAGGGCCTCATAGGCCGGGAGCGCGACGAGCGCCGCCGCGAGCGCTACACCGTGGACAACGGCGTCTGGTACGAGGCGATGATCGCCACCGCCCGGTCCCACGCCCAGTTCGCCGAGACCGCGCGGCAGGGCGTCGACCTGCTCGGGCCCGACAGCCCCGCCGCCGTCCGCCTGGAGAACGTCGCCCGCTTCATGGAGTTCGTCGGCGAGAGCATGGCCCGCGCCGCGGAGCAGGCCCGCGAGGTCCTCTACACGAAGGCCGAGCCGCCCCAGGACGGTACCGGCCCGGCGAACCCGGATCGCGACTAG
- a CDS encoding HAD family hydrolase: protein MGMQTGAHIVWDWNGTLFHDNDAIIGATNAAFAELGLTPITLEQYRALYCVPVPKFYERLMGRLPTEAEWEVMDTAFHRHYLEHRVRCGLTEGVAELLAGWSSAGRSQSILSMYGHDELVPLVKDFGIEAHFIRVDGRTGPSGGSKAEHMVRHLAELALAGVEPARTVVIGDAGDDAVAAGHVGARAVLYTGGSHSRASLEGFGVPVVDTLREAVAEAERLAA, encoded by the coding sequence ATGGGGATGCAGACAGGGGCACACATCGTCTGGGACTGGAACGGGACGCTGTTCCACGACAACGACGCGATCATCGGAGCGACCAACGCGGCCTTCGCCGAGCTGGGGCTGACGCCGATCACGCTGGAGCAGTACCGGGCGCTGTACTGCGTGCCGGTGCCGAAGTTCTACGAGCGGCTGATGGGACGGCTGCCCACCGAGGCCGAGTGGGAGGTCATGGACACGGCCTTCCACCGTCACTACCTCGAGCACCGGGTGCGGTGCGGGCTCACCGAGGGCGTCGCGGAGCTGCTCGCGGGCTGGAGCTCGGCGGGGCGCAGCCAGTCGATCCTCAGCATGTACGGCCATGACGAGCTGGTGCCGCTGGTGAAGGACTTCGGTATCGAGGCGCACTTCATACGCGTCGACGGGCGGACCGGGCCGTCGGGGGGGAGCAAGGCCGAGCACATGGTGCGGCACCTCGCGGAGCTGGCGCTGGCCGGGGTGGAGCCCGCCCGCACGGTGGTGATCGGGGACGCCGGCGACGACGCGGTGGCCGCGGGGCACGTGGGGGCGCGGGCGGTGCTCTACACCGGGGGGTCGCACAGCCGGGCCAGTCTGGAGGGGTTCGGGGTGCCGGTCGTGGACACGCTGCGGGAAGCCGTCGCGGAGGCGGAGCGTCTGGCGGCGTAG